From one Pseudomonas sp. S35 genomic stretch:
- a CDS encoding FAD-dependent oxidoreductase, translated as MTEDIVVVGAGIIGVACALQLARQGRRVLVLDAQEPGMGASYGNAGHLATEQVFPIADVSILKRLPAMLMDPMGPLRVDWRYLPRALPWFARLLLNLRPAHYQRTVAGIRALNEQSLGAWQRLLASIDRSQLLREDGSLLVYERAQSRKALDGLQQRMQQQNVPVAFWSGDAIRKVAPQLSEQVLGGLFFPGTGHFLDPYQTVCELVAAAKACGVQFCKRQVLDARIETDGVALVTDQGALSTRQVLIACGAHSAPLTAALTGKKIPLDTERGYHLMLPHEQQRLPFAVTSLERKFIMTPMADGLRLAGTVEFAGLERPANMARAWQLHRLSKGLFREHLNAQDATPWMGFRPSLPDSLPIIDRVCDGKVLLAFGHQHLGLTQAAVTAERVAKLVSAGTGLPEPGPYRLDRF; from the coding sequence ATGACCGAAGATATCGTCGTGGTCGGGGCCGGTATTATCGGCGTCGCCTGTGCCTTGCAGCTGGCTCGTCAGGGACGGCGTGTGCTGGTGCTGGATGCCCAGGAACCTGGCATGGGCGCCTCTTATGGCAACGCCGGGCACCTGGCTACCGAGCAGGTGTTTCCCATCGCGGATGTCTCGATCCTCAAGCGCTTGCCCGCCATGTTGATGGACCCAATGGGCCCGCTGCGCGTTGACTGGAGGTACCTGCCCCGCGCCCTGCCGTGGTTTGCGCGGTTGCTGCTGAACCTACGCCCGGCCCATTACCAGCGCACGGTGGCGGGTATTCGTGCGTTGAATGAGCAAAGCCTCGGTGCCTGGCAGCGTTTGCTGGCGAGCATCGATCGCTCCCAACTGTTGCGCGAAGACGGCTCGCTGCTGGTGTATGAACGTGCGCAATCGCGCAAAGCGCTCGATGGTTTGCAACAGCGCATGCAGCAGCAAAACGTGCCGGTGGCGTTCTGGTCGGGAGATGCGATCCGTAAGGTCGCACCGCAATTGAGCGAACAGGTCTTGGGGGGGTTGTTTTTTCCGGGGACCGGGCACTTTCTCGACCCTTACCAGACGGTCTGCGAGTTGGTGGCAGCGGCTAAGGCCTGTGGCGTGCAGTTTTGCAAACGCCAGGTGTTGGATGCACGGATCGAAACCGATGGCGTCGCGCTGGTAACCGACCAAGGCGCCCTCTCCACTCGCCAGGTCCTGATCGCCTGCGGCGCCCACTCGGCACCACTCACCGCCGCGCTGACCGGCAAAAAAATCCCGCTTGATACGGAGCGCGGCTATCACCTGATGCTGCCTCACGAACAGCAGCGCTTGCCGTTTGCCGTCACCTCCCTGGAGCGCAAGTTCATCATGACCCCTATGGCCGACGGTTTGCGCCTGGCCGGCACGGTAGAGTTCGCCGGTTTGGAACGCCCAGCGAACATGGCCCGCGCCTGGCAGTTGCACCGATTGAGCAAGGGTTTGTTTCGTGAGCACTTGAATGCGCAGGATGCGACGCCGTGGATGGGGTTTCGGCCGTCGCTGCCGGATTCGCTGCCGATTATTGACCGGGTGTGCGATGGGAAAGTGCTGCTCGCGTTTGGGCATCAGCATCTGGGGCTGACGCAGGCGGCAGTGACGGCAGAGAGGGTGGCGAAGTTGGTATCGGCCGGTACCGGTTTACCGGAACCTGGGCCGTATCGACTGGATCGCTTCTGA
- a CDS encoding GlxA family transcriptional regulator: MKGKNLRYLNETSQPASVTRVGFLLLEHFSLPAFTQTLDTFVTANLLRPDLFASRTFGWGDGEVISDLGLIIRPDARLDAHALQDLQLLVICGGFRTELKASEDFNQLLRSAAEHGVHLAGLWNGAWFLGRAGLLQGYRCAIHPEHRPALAEVSKATHVTSEPYVIDRDRLTASSPSGAFHMALDWIKSLHDKALVEGIEDILAFEESRYRRIKPTENVSVSAPLREVVKLMDANLEEPLELDQLAVYAGRSRRQLERLFKEQLGTTPQRYYMELRVTEARRLLQHTELSQVEVLVACGFVSPSHFSKCYSSYFGYRPSKEKRLVK; the protein is encoded by the coding sequence ATGAAAGGCAAGAACCTGCGCTACCTCAATGAAACCTCGCAGCCGGCGTCGGTCACCCGCGTCGGCTTCCTGTTGCTTGAACATTTTTCCCTGCCAGCCTTCACCCAGACCCTCGACACCTTCGTCACCGCCAATCTGCTGCGTCCTGATCTGTTTGCGTCGCGTACGTTTGGCTGGGGTGACGGTGAAGTGATCAGCGACCTGGGACTGATCATCCGCCCCGATGCGCGGCTGGATGCCCATGCGCTGCAGGATCTGCAACTGCTGGTGATCTGTGGCGGTTTTCGTACCGAACTCAAGGCCAGCGAGGATTTCAACCAGCTGCTGCGCAGCGCTGCCGAGCACGGCGTGCACCTGGCGGGATTGTGGAACGGCGCCTGGTTTCTCGGGCGCGCCGGGCTATTGCAGGGCTACCGCTGCGCCATCCACCCGGAACACCGCCCGGCGCTGGCCGAAGTGTCCAAGGCTACCCACGTCACCAGCGAGCCCTACGTGATCGACCGCGACCGCCTGACCGCTTCCAGCCCGTCTGGCGCGTTTCATATGGCGCTGGATTGGATCAAGAGCCTGCACGACAAAGCCTTGGTCGAAGGTATCGAGGACATTCTGGCGTTTGAAGAGTCCCGCTATCGGCGGATCAAGCCCACTGAAAACGTCAGCGTCAGCGCGCCACTGCGTGAAGTGGTGAAGCTGATGGACGCCAACCTGGAGGAGCCGCTGGAGCTCGACCAACTGGCGGTGTACGCCGGCCGTTCCCGCCGCCAACTTGAGCGTCTGTTCAAGGAGCAACTGGGCACCACGCCGCAGCGCTACTACATGGAGCTGCGCGTGACCGAGGCGCGCCGGTTGTTGCAGCACACCGAGTTGTCGCAAGTGGAAGTGCTGGTGGCATGCGGGTTTGTATCGCCCAGCCATTTCAGCAAGTGCTACAGCTCGTATTTCGGCTATCGCCCCTCCAAAGAGAAGCGATTGGTCAAGTAA
- a CDS encoding LysE family translocator gives MFMSTSLLSAFVLFAFVSSITPGPNNTMLLASGVNFGFRRSMPHALGISIGFMLLVISVGLGLGEVFKVFPWAYTVLRYVGAAYLLYLAWKIATAGGMSDSNDARGKPMTFLGAAAFQWVNPKAWIMALGAITTYTPAEGYVTNVLVIALVFAVVNLPSVCVWVVCGSGLRNVLREPRWLRLFNLSMAGLLVLSLYPMLFAS, from the coding sequence ATGTTCATGTCCACCAGCCTGCTCTCGGCCTTTGTGCTGTTTGCCTTCGTGTCTTCGATCACCCCGGGCCCCAACAACACCATGTTGCTGGCCTCGGGGGTGAACTTCGGGTTTCGCCGCTCGATGCCCCATGCGCTGGGCATCAGTATCGGTTTCATGCTGTTGGTGATTTCGGTTGGCCTGGGGCTGGGCGAAGTGTTCAAGGTGTTCCCTTGGGCCTACACCGTGCTGCGCTATGTGGGCGCGGCGTACTTGTTGTACCTGGCGTGGAAGATCGCCACGGCGGGGGGCATGTCCGACAGCAATGACGCACGCGGCAAGCCCATGACCTTTTTGGGCGCGGCGGCGTTTCAGTGGGTCAACCCCAAAGCGTGGATCATGGCGCTGGGGGCCATTACGACTTACACGCCGGCAGAGGGTTATGTCACCAACGTGCTGGTGATTGCGCTGGTCTTCGCAGTGGTGAACCTGCCCAGCGTGTGCGTGTGGGTGGTGTGTGGCAGCGGCCTGCGCAATGTGTTGCGTGAGCCGCGTTGGCTGAGGCTGTTCAACCTGTCCATGGCCGGCTTGCTGGTGTTGTCGCTGTACCCGATGCTGTTTGCCAGCTAA